A window from Pseudomonas frederiksbergensis encodes these proteins:
- the serC gene encoding 3-phosphoserine/phosphohydroxythreonine transaminase — protein MSKRAYNFCAGPAALPEAVLQRAQGELLDWHGKGLSVMEMSHRSDEFVSIATKAEQDLRDLLNIPSNYKVLFLQGGASQQFAQIPLNLLPESGTADYIDTGIWSQKAIEEASRYGNVNVAATAKPYDYFAIPGQNEWNLSKDAAYVHYAPNETIGGLEFNWVPQTGDVPLVADMSSDILSRPIDVSRFGMIYAGAQKNIGPSGIVVNIVREDLLGRARSICPTMLNYKVAADNGSMYNTPPTLAWYLSGLVFEWLKEQGGVEAIGKLNEVKQRTLYDFIDASGLYSNPINKSDRSWMNVPFRLADDRLDKPFLAGAEARGLLNLKGHRSVGGMRASIYNAVDIVAVNALISYMAEFEKEHG, from the coding sequence CGCCCAGGGTGAACTCCTTGATTGGCACGGCAAGGGCCTGTCGGTCATGGAAATGAGCCATCGCAGCGATGAGTTCGTGTCCATCGCCACCAAGGCCGAGCAGGATCTGCGTGATCTGCTGAATATCCCCTCGAACTATAAAGTGCTGTTTCTGCAAGGTGGCGCCAGCCAGCAATTCGCTCAGATTCCTCTGAACCTGTTGCCGGAAAGCGGCACCGCCGACTATATCGACACCGGTATCTGGTCGCAGAAAGCCATCGAAGAAGCTTCGCGCTACGGAAACGTCAACGTTGCCGCTACCGCCAAGCCTTACGACTATTTCGCTATTCCCGGTCAGAACGAATGGAACCTGTCGAAAGACGCGGCCTACGTTCACTACGCACCGAACGAAACCATCGGCGGCCTGGAATTCAACTGGGTCCCGCAAACCGGTGACGTCCCGCTGGTGGCCGACATGTCTTCCGACATTCTCTCGCGCCCGATCGATGTTTCGCGCTTCGGCATGATCTACGCCGGCGCCCAGAAAAACATCGGCCCGAGCGGCATCGTCGTCAACATCGTTCGCGAAGACCTGCTGGGTCGCGCCCGTTCCATTTGCCCGACCATGCTCAACTACAAGGTCGCGGCCGACAACGGCTCGATGTACAACACCCCGCCGACCCTGGCCTGGTACTTGTCCGGCCTGGTGTTCGAGTGGCTGAAAGAGCAGGGTGGCGTTGAAGCCATTGGCAAGCTCAATGAAGTTAAACAGCGCACGCTGTACGACTTCATCGACGCCAGCGGCTTGTACAGCAACCCGATCAACAAGTCGGATCGCTCGTGGATGAACGTGCCGTTCCGCCTGGCTGACGACCGTCTCGACAAGCCATTCCTGGCCGGTGCCGAAGCGCGTGGCCTGTTGAACCTCAAGGGTCACCGTTCCGTGGGCGGCATGCGTGCCTCCATCTATAACGCCGTCGACATCGTTGCGGTCAACGCACTGATTTCGTACATGGCAGAGTTCGAGAAGGAACACGGTTAA